The DNA region tgaatttttgaaaaatagtgaaaaaatcgaaatttcatgcaaaaacaaatttgacgtaagtttttaatgtaaaattaaatttcccatcgaaaagtactttacagatttcgTCGCTGTTgcgtacaaccaaaaaattgcatgcaatatgtgggaaTAGCGAACCGACCTAAttatccatacaaactttggagagaaaccattcggcccagtctaaccatttttgaaaaattcaaagtgcggacctcaaacttcatgcttcccctcgagttgaaccTGCGCAGACATTTTTGTCAAtgtttgtaggtcagtgtaataTATTCGACGGTCCTAACTCCATGCAACTTGGTGTTTCGGGCTTCGGATTTTATTAAACAACACCTTTAAGAAGCTGTAATTGAAAGTCGAAGtactgatatgccaacattaggtgcttgacgaaattacatgctgttcccctattcgTTACTCACACcgtaaaaaaaaggtaaaccaaAACACCTGATAGCCTATGGGTGTTTCAACAGAACTGAACTTTAAcacagaaagagagagagagaaagagtctcatttttaaagcaatatAAGCTTTCCTATCTAATCACAAGCTCCGAAGCGAGCCAAGTCCTCTCTCGTAAATCAGCGTTTGTTTACTTTACATTTCGTTACTTGGTCCAATTTGTTCGCAGTTACTTACTGGTTGGCAGACTTTGGACGATCGAGGATCGATCTTCGAATATCTCAggtgaattttaattaattgatAGTTTTGAGGTTAATAAATTATATTCGCAGTTGCAGCATGGAGCAATTGAAGCCCAACTTAGTCAAAGTTGGACTATCTGGAAGCAATATTGACCTGGAGCAATCAGTTCAACCGGAACCGTCACACTTCTGGCAAGATTTGGAACACTTTATCCGGAACACCCACTGGGCTTGGCTGGTGGTGCTAGCTTCGCTGCTGCTTCTGTTTGCCTTTCTGGTGGCCGGATTTGTGCTGGCCACCGTTGTTTTGCTGGTAACGTTCTACCTCTTCATCTGCGAGCAGAATCACATCGAATCGCTCGAGTACAGCTGAGTCCAACGATCAAAGGCGGGATTAGCAGCGGAAAAAGTGTGTCGTTTTGCCTCGTAGTTTGCAATACTTTTAATTGAATCATCCCCTTTTGGCCAGGAAATTTgtgattaaaaaattatgaaCCATTCAGAGATGTCGCGGTGTTCGTGTACTCCAACGGATGATGACCACCTACGCCTGAGCGTTCAAGTTCTGACCATATTCGTATAAAGGGGCCATCAGAAGTTTGTTAATTGGATGATTAGAACAATTATCTCATGCTCGTCAGAAGTAGCAGTCATCACCCAAAGCTGGCCGGGAATAAGGTTGGTATAGTTTCGGCACCAGAATTCTCAACGTTTGTAATTACGACCAATCTGTTGGCCCCTCTCCGGGGCACTTTCTTCTTTGGTTAAGAAAGATTTAGGATCAGCTGTGCAGAAGGTGGCGATAAaagttaaatgttttaatttagcCTCGCCCAACCCCACGGAGTTTTACGGTTAAAGATTCAATTAGGACGAGCTCAAGCTGTGCAGTGAAGACCTTTGACCTGTTTTGATAAATGATTAAGCTGGCTAACCTGTTGTTGGGTAAAAAAGAGTGCAACAGATTTGTAGAACGAACATTCTTcactgtgtatttttttagaaatctttgtttttttaaatcagtcaaCTCTCCTTTCTTTTTTGAGCAcgacttttcaaaatctcaaacttttaaattaattataaaatatcattcgaCGAGGATGGGATTCGAACCCACGCGGGCAGAGCCCATTGGATTAGCAGTCCAACGCCTTAACCACTCGGCCACCTCGTCGTGTTGTTAAAGAGGGGAAAGGTAATGCAATAAAAACGCCGCTTTCACTCACACTGGCTTGTGTCGGCTTCTGTATGCTTTTCATTTTCCACGTTGGAGTTTGAACTTCAAAAAAGTTGATTGTTATCATGATTAGGTGTGTTGTTCTACCGCAACCCTGAGGGTTGTCGCACTTAATTTGTTGATGAACTGTGAATGCAtgcattaggttttacagcgtgacgtcacgagcgcacacgcacacacatttttacttagacacacgtgcaaaaaatgtaaacagtgcagccgaactgtcaaatttctaacctaaaaatcgagtcggcgtaaaacctaattgtgaGATACAGGGACTATTTTCCGGTCGctgtaagaattttaaatttgaaatatttaaaaaccaatTCGACAGACCCTTTATTCTCAAGGGCATTTTGGTTGCTAGTGAAGCATTTCTCGATCGCTTATTTTGTTTTGGTGGTGTTATAGAAGTGCATTTGGTAGTTTTTTTGCTTGGTTTTTGTTGTCTTTTCCAAAGCAAGTGCAAATGCAGTAGCAGTGAAACAATGCTGTATAACAGAAGGGTCTATCCCTTGGTTGTTATTTATTTACAAGAAAACATCTTGTTATTATTTCGccaaataatttattcaaaaacaatGGTTTTGTATTCTTTGCCCATATTTGATTTATACTAagcaaaatttttagaattctcaTACATAAGTCGTAATTTCTAGAAAACTCTAATTGCATGCAATTAACAgattttacatatatttttataatgcaATATTTTCAGTAGTATGTTTACTATCATTATAAAAATGATACGATAAAGCTTAACCGCAGTCAACAGGagtcgcgtacgtgtactttgaaCACACTTTGTAAGAGCACTTGTATGAAACGCCAAAACACGTGCCTTCCGAAAGGTTAAGTTAAAACATTGCGGGGTTAAAGGAACGACTTACTTTTGAAGGGGCCGAGGAATCAGTCTTTTGGACATTTATACCACTTTTTGCTTTCCATTTATTTCTATCCCTTTTATAAATGCTAGGAAATCAAAATcatcttaatttttgtttgtaaaagaaTGATTCCCCTtccaatttataaaaatattgcttaagggtgcacagcaacgaaggaagttgttgtcttcttattccaaatttgtcaaacttacgaacccaatcctgcaataacgggattgtaaaattaatcaaactttgttgtaaattgctttgtgggcagtactttaggggatgaataaagaATAAAGAATGaatgaagatactaaaatgtctgtaacaaaaatctgggtgcaaaagctctggttgatgtgcaccgttaaataaaaaaaaaatacgggcgCGAATTACCTATTTTTGAAcagcaataaattttctgtaaattcAAGGCATTTGAGAATATTTAGCGTCAATTCAGGTTTACAGTCTCAAATGGACATTtagagtacacagaaaaaaaaactcccgtaaacgtgaattgtgttcatgaatttgagaaccacgaaggaattaattcatgagtatggtgcatttacgccaacctcctgtggccgaatggttacgggtttcgcctcataagcggaaagtcatgggttcttctcagggtggcagccttaggtttaagttcagaggtaacgtcatgattcgaaatccggacacttagtagcatatcatttttgttatagctggcaaaaaatcatgtaataagtaggaaatgtagaaatatcataaggATGTAGAATAAACAGtcaatttcaagaaaatgcatgcaaaatatgtattttctaacaatttttcatcagaattttaaaattaaaatgacttgttgtgcttcgaatcccggacactgataaaagctgattcgaaatccggacacttttgcttcgaattccggacactcgattttacttatgaatcgcacaaatttggactgaaatgttagtgaatggcattctttaggtctcaaataagctgttaacatcaaaacaatcgatagtttatataaaaatttgctagaatttaaggaaatcgaaaccataaatttctgctttgccttcccggtgcttcgaacgcctatgaaatatttcaagtgaaatgtttcgcatttttggtaaacttataattttattgtatttaattgttttggcattaacttcAGCGTTCaagcaaactttaaatgaaagttgatgttggaattcatcaaatgacacagttttgacattcatgatgggaacttatatccaaataattgataaaacaaggtgaagtgtccgggtttcgaagcgtccgggaattcgaatcatgacgttagcagcaaccgtatgagtataaaacggttgcttcacgtgctcttctagcatgtgatcgatcttgggatattcctttgcgcctcttcccaaaatactttcctcgtgtcttcgcatgtaaataatgcccagccgatcggtattgcactgcagtccagtcgcattgtccagatcagagcaaagggaacaccgcaagAGTAGCACCgcaaaagacaattgtctttacaagaccccgcgcggcaaataatagctgctgggaagagcttgaaaaatgacacgaaaaaattgtcaccgcggttctagcgatacatagcgcacaaggcacaaggaatggagtttacagcatctggatggaacagcacttttcctctcaataggaactgtgttatagatctggaaatgcttaataacagtaaaaatgggtaacacgatacaatagtcctcgtaatcaggattccgtgtcttaatactcaaacagaaaaaaaaaaaaaaaatggtgcatTTACaccagtaagcttagtacaCAGAGGTTTCGAAATGcagccaaactgtcaaaaaatgcGAGATTGTCAggttgtttgtcatagtctaatactatctttacgatttttttttctgaaacaaataaaattttcactatttttcaGTAGTGTGCACCCAAAGGACGAATTCAAAGCCTTCTAGAACCGATCGAAAACGGCTTTGTTTGCAACAGGCACTGAGGACCTCTTGAAAACCaaactcaaattctcaaatcttTTTAACATGCAATAGCAATTGAAGTCTAAGCAATTGAATACGATAGAAAATGCAtgttaaaattatagaaaaaaacatgacattattttgaaaaaatatcgggATCATGTCTGcagaaaatatcttttttgatcaaaatatatttttggaaagtgcGTTTTTGGAATCTAGTGAGTGTAAATCAATCGTGAATTATGGCCATGCATTTCACTCtacatttttggaagaaattTGAAGGTTAActattaagtgaaaaaaaaaccttacagtagattcaaaatttatatttatctggctgaaatgaagtttaaagggacgatttattttatttattttaggtttaggatttttgacattttaattcatatattTAACCCTACACTATGGTCAGTATTGAGAATACAGGGAGGAAaagaaaactaaacaaaaagttGCAAATTGCAAACgcacaaattaaatttttctcgAAGTATTTATAAATATTGTATGTTCAAGATTTAttgtctcaaaaataaatatttgaggCAATCTGATTTTTAacgataatttttgaaaaaagagagaaaaaatctttgaatagTCGCTTTTGAAAATACCAAAAAGCTAACAATTATATGATATTTGTACATTTGTTTATGCATTTTTATAGAGTTGTATTTCTTTATGTATAAATTCACATTTAAAGTTATCTGTTTTTCATGAATTGATCATTACTCAGAGAGCTTAGAAAAATCGACTTTGGACCgtatagtaaaattttgatattttcaaaatgcatgtTTTGAGATGCAATGCTTTGTTAACAtataactaaaaatataacgacgtattttgttcgttttttttatctctttaatggcttttttaaacttttcacattctaaaagatcggaaaatttcacgaatgtttcatatttttttttcataaaattatttttcttaggtccttttcggtactgggacctggtcaggaccgagtcggcttttgtaattacatttgacttaataattacagaggatcttgtgtgtaaatgttagtgggaggggagccgattacccgcggcctactcggggttagtagggaagggattgatgttaaagacaaggcgtgggaagggaagggggattgtttaggggaatgtttcatatttaaacattgtaaatcggaccattagctgctgagatatcgacattagaaaatggtggtttgtttgggtgagacttggaaacatcaattttcctgtttttaaacacttgcatggcaatatctcagcaactaagggtcgtatcaacaatgttcaagaaagcaaaatatagagaattttctcagcttttcaaaaatatttttttcaaaattgtgcaaacatgtgcacttatttaaaaaaaattaaaaacttcgaccatttttaaaaaaaagtcacctaagaatggatttaactttaaaacggtgcactttatcaaaatttcactaatgtactttttgattgcaaattcgattttacatcgaaaaattaagttgaaaaatttttgcaaccattatttcgattttttgaaaaaataagtattgattaaaaaattaaaaactcggtcaaagattttttgcacaacctgaaaatttctgaaaagttagcatttaaagtcctctaaaacatataaaaaaataaaaaaaaaattaaaatagtgttttcttgcaaatcaagttttagtgacaaaaagttaaataaaaaatcacctaattttttttaccgtgtatcatttttttcagtgtagtccgtatccatacctacaacttggccgaagacaccaaatcgatccaaaaattccttcaaaaggtacagagttttgtattttcatacatcatttttgtatggacagctgccaaatttgtatgcaaaatggcttctttgggcataccgaaggcaccaaaaatgtttcagtcggtttaaaaaatacaaaaaataaaattctaaaaaaagaccgatttctttgagaattgctcatttgctcaattttaaattaaaaacaatcatgttttagtattttatgaCATTAACACCGCAGAAGTATAGCAATAGATGTTCTGAATAACTCTCCCGTAGGCAGCACTCACATTCGCATAGAGATTTTGAtcttagcggattgcagactggatttcgtcatgtattgATGATGATTGTCCAGCCTAGGTTACTTAGACCAggttataaactaatgtttacAACAAGCTGTGCTATGGAGGCTAGTCGGTTATGATCGGATTATAAGAAATCATTTGATGAAATAAATTGGTCAAATTAGTTGCGatggaaatctttttttttgtatattaccAGATTATTCTGTAAAGCATCTGAGTTCgtttttaatttaagagtttttaaaacttattatgaagaaaaactaaataaatagatgttcaaagtattttttaaaataccaaACAATATCTTTCAAGTGTTCTGATAACCAACTCTAGCCCAATAAAAAGAGTACCAAGGGTTAGTTCGCCGAGCAAAACGAGAGTGCAAGTGGCGCGAAAAGTGTATACACATTTCAAACCGCGCGCTCGGAAAAGCATGGTCTGGTCGACTATCGAGGGAGTATTGCCTTTACTATAGCCAATATCGTCAACACATCGTCGTTGGCGAACATAGTGACGATACTAAAGCTTAGGGGCGTCTGGGGAAAGGTTGATTTCAGCTTACTTTATTTTACCCCTTGTAGGTTATTTGAAtgcgttatttaaaaaaagttcaagcagTTTTAGGAACACTCGGTTCAACCTCAAGCATGCAATGCC from Culex quinquefasciatus strain JHB chromosome 3, VPISU_Cqui_1.0_pri_paternal, whole genome shotgun sequence includes:
- the LOC119769697 gene encoding uncharacterized protein LOC119769697; the encoded protein is MEQLKPNLVKVGLSGSNIDLEQSVQPEPSHFWQDLEHFIRNTHWAWLVVLASLLLLFAFLVAGFVLATVVLLVTFYLFICEQNHIESLEYS